A window of Argopecten irradians isolate NY chromosome 14, Ai_NY, whole genome shotgun sequence contains these coding sequences:
- the LOC138307793 gene encoding protein fem-1 homolog C-like, translating into MDRVSVAGLRRLEEILRKMVTEYSSGATSNNVQASDIVDMLELAVAQLHECTERLEIRLLEKNTSEVFLSLLQVTADYMKLFFLSEDQGSEIERFTKHVERAVLLNPTNERSEQFLHFILKIQSNNGDPPSIDIVRSLLKAGADVNATDKERNTPLHLCIASWQEQIYCPIRAGQWKDLAWLLIENGAHMDAKKSRKKMPLEFLVEQEFGCPLEYTTLKCMAARVILDEGVAYRGYIPSLLEMFVGLLQLNLMTDLKKTTQFC; encoded by the exons ATGGACAGAGTATCAGTTGCGGGCTTGAGAAGACTGGAAGAGATTCTGAGGAAGATGGTCACAGAATACTCCTCTGGTGCAACCAGCAATAAT GTACAGGCAAGTGACATTGTGGACATGTTGGAATTGGCAGTTGCACAATTACACGAATGCACTGAACGTTTGGAAATTCGACTTCTAGAAAAGAACACATCTGAAGTTTTCCTTTCACTTCTTCAAGTCACAGCTGACTATATGAAGTTGTTTTTCCTTTCGGAAGATCAGGGTTCCGAGATTGAGCGATTCACCAAACACGTGGAGCGAGCGGTACTGCTGAACCCAACTAACGAACGCAGTGAACAGtttctacattttattttaaagatacaATCAAACAATGGTGATCCTCCATCGATTGACATTGTTCGCAGTCTCCTCAAAGCTGGAGCAGATGTAAATGCCACAGACAAGGAAAGGAACACACCACTTCATCTATGTATAGCATCATGGCAGGAACAAATATACTGTCCAATCCGAGCAGGCCAATGGAAGGACTTGGCGTGGTTGTTGATAGAAAATGGCGCACACATGGATGCCAAAAAATCACGAAAGAAGATGCCGTTAGAGTTTCTGGTGGAACAGGAATTTGGTTGTCCACTCGAGTATACAACCTTGAAATGTATGGCAGCTAGGGTGATACTTGACGAAGGAGTGGCCTACAGGGGTTATATCCCTTCCTTACTTGAAATGTTTGTAGGACTTCTACAGTTGAATCTCATGACAGAccttaaaaaaacaacacaattcTGTTAA